One part of the Pseudocalidococcus azoricus BACA0444 genome encodes these proteins:
- the rlmN gene encoding 23S rRNA (adenine(2503)-C(2))-methyltransferase RlmN codes for MNAAVLSPDGPLLGASKPELMAWAESQHQPAYRGQQLHQWLYQKGIHSLTEITVFPQQWRNSLESVAVGRSQIQARHPSPDGTVKYLLKLADGLVIETVGIPTAKRLTVCVSAQVGCPMACDFCATGKGGFSRNLARHEIVDQVLTVQADFGERVSHVVLMGMGEPLLNLEAVLEAVQCLNQDVGIGQRNITISTVGVPGQIKRLASFTLQVTLAVSLHAPDQALRVELIPSAKHYPLNQLIQDCRDYVQKTGRRVSFEYTVLAGVNDSPAQALALAQLLKGFQSHVNLIPYNPIQDASYRRPSPHQLQTFLNILHQAGLAASIRRSRGLERDAACGQLRGQYSG; via the coding sequence ATGAACGCTGCTGTTTTATCCCCGGATGGCCCTCTTCTGGGTGCGTCTAAACCTGAACTCATGGCCTGGGCCGAATCCCAACACCAACCGGCCTATCGGGGGCAACAACTCCATCAATGGCTGTATCAAAAAGGAATTCATTCACTCACAGAGATAACAGTTTTTCCCCAGCAGTGGCGGAATTCTTTGGAGTCTGTGGCAGTGGGACGTTCCCAAATCCAGGCCCGGCATCCCAGTCCCGATGGTACGGTCAAATATCTCCTCAAACTGGCGGATGGCCTGGTGATTGAAACGGTGGGGATTCCGACTGCCAAGCGATTAACGGTCTGTGTTTCTGCCCAAGTCGGCTGTCCCATGGCCTGTGATTTTTGTGCCACCGGGAAAGGCGGATTTAGCCGCAACTTAGCCCGCCATGAAATTGTTGATCAGGTGTTAACAGTCCAGGCCGACTTTGGGGAACGGGTCAGTCATGTGGTTTTGATGGGGATGGGCGAGCCGCTTTTGAATTTAGAGGCGGTCTTAGAGGCGGTGCAGTGCTTGAATCAAGATGTGGGGATTGGACAGCGCAATATCACCATTTCTACAGTGGGGGTTCCCGGCCAGATTAAACGCCTAGCCAGCTTTACTCTCCAAGTGACCTTAGCGGTGAGTCTCCATGCCCCGGATCAAGCTCTGCGCGTAGAACTCATTCCCAGTGCCAAGCATTACCCCCTAAATCAACTCATCCAAGATTGTCGGGATTATGTCCAGAAAACAGGCCGGCGGGTGAGTTTTGAATATACGGTCTTAGCGGGGGTGAATGATTCTCCAGCCCAGGCCTTGGCCTTAGCCCAATTACTCAAAGGGTTTCAAAGTCACGTTAATCTGATTCCCTACAATCCGATTCAGGATGCCAGTTATCGCCGCCCCAGCCCCCACCAGTTACAAACCTTTTTGAATATTCTCCATCAAGCCGGTCTTGCTGCCAGTATTCGCCGCTCGCGGGGCCTGGAACGAGATGCGGCCTGTGGACAATTACGGGGCCAATATTCGGGTTAA
- a CDS encoding DevA family ABC transporter ATP-binding protein yields MEPVIDIQGLNHYFGTGRLRKQVLFQLEAQIYPGEIVIMTGPSGSGKTTLLTLIGALRSAQEGSLRVLGQELRHSTTSQQLAIRRQTGYIFQANNLLHSLTARQNVMMTMDLQPDIPAPSAEKRVTEMLTAVGLGEHLDYLPHHLSGGQKQRVAIARALVGHPKLVLADEPTAALDKQSGRDVVEIMRKLAQEQGCTILLVTHDNRILDVADRLIQMEDGRLFQNLPTTAEMEH; encoded by the coding sequence ATGGAACCGGTTATTGATATTCAAGGCTTAAATCATTACTTTGGCACCGGTCGGCTCCGTAAGCAGGTTTTGTTCCAGCTAGAGGCCCAGATCTATCCGGGGGAAATTGTCATCATGACTGGGCCATCGGGATCCGGCAAAACTACACTCCTGACATTAATTGGCGCGCTGCGGTCGGCCCAAGAGGGAAGCTTACGGGTTTTGGGACAAGAACTGCGTCATTCCACCACCAGTCAACAACTAGCCATACGTCGCCAAACGGGTTATATCTTCCAGGCCAACAACTTACTCCACTCCCTGACGGCCCGCCAAAATGTGATGATGACAATGGATTTACAGCCGGATATTCCTGCCCCCAGTGCTGAAAAACGCGTCACAGAAATGTTAACTGCCGTTGGCCTGGGGGAGCATCTGGATTACTTACCCCATCACTTATCGGGCGGCCAAAAACAACGGGTTGCCATTGCCAGGGCCTTAGTGGGCCATCCAAAACTTGTCTTAGCCGACGAACCGACCGCGGCCTTGGATAAGCAATCAGGGCGAGATGTGGTGGAAATTATGCGGAAACTGGCCCAGGAACAGGGGTGTACCATTTTGCTCGTGACCCATGACAACCGAATTTTAGACGTGGCGGATCGGTTAATTCAGATGGAGGACGGGCGGCTGTTTCAAAATTTACCCACAACTGCGGAAATGGAGCACTGA
- the devC gene encoding ABC transporter permease DevC, with translation MILAIPLAWLQLQRERIRLLVAVAGIAFAVVLMMMQFGFRDALFKAAVRFHDGINADIVLISPQSTALIAMKTFTRRRLYQAGGFAGVESVSPLYLGFGLWRNPVDKTTRQLLVIGVDPTADSFILPGVRENREKIKLADHALFDVDSRAQFGPVNQLLQDNGRVITEVSGRQITVDAAFHMGANFGADGNLLTSDLNFLRLFPRRLVGLIDVGLIKVKPGTNVEALVAQMRAELPNDVLVLTHQGFVDFERTYWEKSTSIGFIFSLGALMGFIVGTVIVYQVLYTDVSDHLPEYATLKAMGYRNLYFYGVVMQESLILSVLGYIPGFAVAFLLYNLIYRATALPVGMTVERALMVFVLTVMMCTVSGGIAMRRVQAADPADIF, from the coding sequence TGATGATGATGCAGTTTGGCTTTCGGGATGCCCTGTTCAAAGCTGCGGTGCGCTTTCACGATGGGATTAACGCCGATATTGTCCTGATTAGCCCCCAATCCACAGCCCTGATTGCGATGAAAACCTTTACCCGGCGGCGGCTCTATCAAGCAGGGGGATTTGCCGGAGTGGAGTCTGTTTCCCCCTTGTATTTGGGCTTTGGTCTCTGGCGCAATCCGGTGGATAAAACCACGCGTCAACTCCTCGTGATTGGGGTTGATCCCACCGCTGACTCCTTTATTTTGCCGGGGGTGCGGGAAAATCGGGAAAAAATTAAACTTGCCGATCATGCCCTGTTTGATGTGGACTCCCGCGCTCAATTTGGGCCAGTTAATCAACTGCTACAGGACAATGGGCGGGTGATTACTGAAGTTTCCGGGCGACAAATCACAGTAGATGCGGCCTTTCACATGGGGGCGAACTTTGGGGCTGACGGTAATCTACTCACCAGCGATCTGAATTTTTTACGCTTATTTCCGCGCCGGCTTGTGGGATTGATTGATGTTGGCTTAATTAAGGTCAAGCCAGGGACTAATGTTGAAGCGCTCGTGGCTCAGATGCGGGCCGAGTTACCTAATGATGTCCTTGTGCTCACCCATCAGGGCTTTGTAGATTTTGAGCGGACCTACTGGGAGAAAAGCACCTCCATTGGGTTTATCTTTTCCCTGGGGGCTTTGATGGGCTTCATTGTCGGCACAGTCATTGTCTATCAGGTGCTTTACACAGATGTCTCGGATCACTTACCGGAATATGCCACCCTCAAGGCCATGGGCTATCGGAATTTATATTTCTATGGAGTGGTGATGCAGGAGTCGCTCATTCTATCCGTATTGGGCTATATTCCAGGATTTGCGGTGGCATTTTTGCTATACAACCTAATTTATCGGGCAACTGCGCTCCCGGTGGGGATGACTGTTGAGCGAGCCTTGATGGTCTTTGTCCTGACAGTCATGATGTGTACTGTATCAGGCGGTATTGCCATGCGACGTGTCCAGGCCGCGGATCCGGCTGATATTTTCTAA